From Proteiniborus sp. MB09-C3, the proteins below share one genomic window:
- a CDS encoding iron ABC transporter permease: MRLKHQEFFKSHWPLLIPIPILLGLISFTLGRYPIGLDDLLKTIYWYINDPTQIIDPNMSTVLFEIRIPRVIVVIMVGAGISMAGSAYQGMFRNPLVSPDILGATAGASFGAAMGIIAQQPISVIQLYAFVGGLLSVFLATRFEKMVKYDPILALVLGGMLVKALFNAGLSIIKYLSDPEQTLPAITFWLMGTFTDVIPSHMIQVGIPLVISGIFLFVNRQRLNVASFGEEEARAMGINTKRVRLEVIGACTLITASSVSICGQIGWIGLIVPHLARSLTGPNYRALIPVSALIGSSFLLICDTICRNAFAVELPIGLLTSILGIPFFVIIFKQKAGRA, encoded by the coding sequence ATGAGGCTAAAGCATCAGGAATTTTTCAAGAGCCACTGGCCCTTACTTATACCTATTCCCATACTTCTAGGACTTATATCTTTTACACTTGGACGCTATCCTATTGGACTAGATGATTTATTAAAAACTATCTATTGGTACATAAATGATCCAACTCAAATTATAGATCCCAATATGAGCACCGTCCTTTTTGAAATAAGGATACCAAGAGTGATAGTAGTCATAATGGTAGGTGCAGGCATTAGTATGGCAGGCTCAGCTTATCAGGGTATGTTCCGAAACCCCTTAGTTTCTCCAGATATTTTAGGAGCCACAGCAGGAGCAAGCTTTGGAGCAGCAATGGGCATAATAGCTCAGCAGCCTATTTCCGTTATTCAATTATATGCTTTTGTAGGAGGACTATTATCTGTTTTTTTAGCTACCCGCTTTGAGAAAATGGTGAAATACGATCCTATATTGGCCCTTGTACTTGGAGGAATGCTGGTGAAGGCTCTTTTTAATGCAGGTCTTTCCATCATCAAATATCTATCAGATCCAGAGCAAACCTTACCAGCTATTACATTTTGGCTTATGGGAACATTTACTGATGTGATACCTTCCCATATGATTCAGGTAGGAATTCCTTTGGTTATTTCAGGTATCTTTTTATTTGTTAACCGACAACGGTTAAATGTTGCTTCCTTTGGCGAAGAGGAAGCAAGGGCTATGGGTATCAATACAAAAAGAGTTCGTTTGGAGGTCATTGGAGCTTGTACCTTAATCACAGCTTCTAGTGTCTCCATTTGTGGGCAAATTGGATGGATAGGCTTAATCGTTCCTCATTTAGCAAGATCCCTAACAGGGCCTAATTATAGGGCATTGATACCAGTTTCAGCTCTTATTGGCAGCAGCTTTTTACTGATTTGCGATACTATCTGTCGTAATGCCTTTGCTGTAGAGCTGCCCATAGGACTTCTGACTTCTATACTGGGAATTCCCTTCTTTGTCATCATTTTTAAACAAAAGGCAGGGAGGGCATAA
- a CDS encoding LysO family transporter, whose protein sequence is MNVRLLLYLGILIIGGFFGYKDYGGKRLDSKLGTIQTICLLFLLFIMGLRMGLDEKVISSFFELGFQALVISIFTITFSVLLVKLVKGFVLKNIHQGEQKNEL, encoded by the coding sequence ATGAATGTTAGATTACTATTGTATTTAGGAATTTTGATTATTGGTGGATTTTTTGGATATAAGGATTATGGTGGGAAAAGGCTTGATTCGAAGCTTGGCACTATCCAGACTATATGTCTTTTATTTTTACTTTTTATTATGGGACTTAGGATGGGATTAGATGAAAAAGTAATCTCCTCATTTTTTGAATTAGGATTTCAGGCTTTAGTGATTTCTATTTTTACTATTACATTTAGTGTCTTATTAGTGAAGCTAGTTAAGGGGTTTGTACTGAAAAATATACATCAAGGGGAGCAGAAGAATGAGCTTTAA
- a CDS encoding ABC transporter substrate-binding protein: MKSTKKQFLILLLAMVLSTSMLFTGCQKTEAPENTGTVQDEGLKEKETIAKTVKITDMNGRELEIPSPQELKKVYFPSPLAQLMVYTINPDKMAGVVSELRPDQLRFMPKAEGLEVMGNFDGGAKINPEQVLATGAQVFISMGPMKLDEKSKQSADELQEQLKIPVIVVNGQFDQRAEAYRFLGKVFGEEERCEELAKYCEETYKEVQEKVETIPEDKRVTLYYAEKENGLATEPETSSHAAVFKYAGAKNVANVDNTPGSGMTPVTLEQILAWNPDVIFMSEGKASPYKEIITNKNWSNIEAVKNGKVYEAPSLPFSWIDRPPSSQQYLGLRYVANILYPEVFSYDMTSEVQKFFKLFYQVDLSAEEAKDMLGGK; encoded by the coding sequence ATGAAAAGTACTAAAAAACAGTTTCTGATTCTTTTGTTAGCAATGGTGTTAAGTACTTCAATGTTATTTACAGGCTGTCAAAAGACGGAAGCACCAGAAAATACGGGAACTGTTCAAGATGAAGGACTAAAAGAAAAGGAAACTATAGCAAAAACCGTCAAGATTACGGACATGAATGGGAGAGAGTTAGAAATTCCTTCTCCCCAAGAGCTTAAGAAAGTCTATTTCCCAAGTCCTTTAGCTCAGTTAATGGTATATACAATCAATCCAGATAAGATGGCAGGCGTTGTTTCAGAGCTTAGACCAGATCAGTTAAGATTTATGCCAAAGGCAGAAGGATTGGAGGTCATGGGCAATTTTGATGGAGGGGCAAAAATTAACCCTGAGCAGGTTTTAGCTACAGGGGCTCAGGTCTTTATTTCCATGGGACCTATGAAGCTAGACGAAAAATCAAAGCAATCTGCTGATGAATTGCAGGAGCAGCTAAAGATACCTGTTATTGTAGTCAATGGACAATTTGATCAAAGGGCAGAAGCCTACCGCTTTTTAGGTAAGGTCTTTGGTGAAGAAGAACGCTGCGAGGAGCTTGCAAAATATTGCGAGGAAACTTATAAAGAGGTACAAGAAAAAGTAGAGACTATTCCAGAAGACAAGAGAGTCACATTATACTATGCTGAAAAGGAAAATGGATTGGCAACAGAGCCAGAAACATCTTCTCATGCTGCTGTATTCAAATATGCAGGAGCAAAAAATGTAGCTAATGTAGATAATACTCCCGGTTCTGGTATGACTCCAGTTACTCTTGAGCAAATTTTGGCTTGGAATCCTGATGTGATTTTCATGAGCGAGGGTAAAGCTAGCCCTTATAAAGAGATTATTACCAATAAAAATTGGTCTAATATAGAAGCCGTAAAAAATGGAAAGGTTTACGAGGCACCAAGCTTACCTTTTAGCTGGATTGATCGTCCACCTTCTTCACAGCAGTATTTAGGCTTACGTTATGTAGCTAATATTCTGTATCCAGAAGTATTCTCATATGATATGACTTCTGAGGTGCAAAAGTTCTTTAAATTATTCTATCAGGTGGATTTGTCCGCTGAGGAAGCAAAGGACATGTTAGGAGGAAAATAA
- a CDS encoding AraC family transcriptional regulator codes for MRKKDMNKKIYSFHVKRAMDYTKNNYKTSLNLSNISKYLGLNKCYFCNLFKKETGKTYSQFLNEIRIEKSKDLLANTNLSILEIALSVGYNNQNYYNMSFKKITGLTPLKYRNISC; via the coding sequence GTGAGAAAAAAAGATATGAATAAAAAAATTTATAGCTTCCATGTAAAAAGGGCCATGGATTATACTAAGAACAACTATAAGACTTCTCTGAACCTTAGCAATATATCAAAGTACTTAGGTTTAAATAAATGCTATTTTTGCAATTTATTTAAAAAAGAAACTGGAAAAACTTATTCACAGTTTCTTAATGAAATTAGAATTGAAAAAAGTAAGGACCTCTTAGCAAATACAAATCTATCCATATTAGAAATAGCTCTTTCAGTAGGCTATAACAATCAAAACTATTATAATATGTCTTTCAAAAAAATAACTGGTCTTACACCTCTTAAATACAGAAATATTTCTTGCTAA
- a CDS encoding lysine exporter LysO family protein, with translation MSFKIILAVAAGVGAGYFILPSEVLQYTDYILDIGLCLLLFFVGIDIGKNKDVFNKIRRIGFRVLLVPAMIIVGSIFGSILAGFLLGMPANEAGAVGAGLGWYSLSSMMLATYSSKLSALAFISNVTREIIALLTIPFIAKYIGDIESIAPAGATSMDTSLPLIAKSTNPQTAIIAFVSGVILSTSVPILVSAIIRI, from the coding sequence ATGAGCTTTAAGATTATATTGGCAGTAGCAGCAGGCGTAGGAGCAGGATATTTTATACTGCCTAGTGAAGTGCTACAATATACAGATTATATTTTAGATATAGGATTGTGTTTGTTATTATTTTTTGTTGGTATTGATATAGGAAAAAACAAGGATGTTTTTAATAAAATAAGAAGGATTGGATTTAGAGTACTTTTAGTTCCTGCAATGATTATAGTAGGAAGCATATTTGGAAGTATTCTGGCAGGATTTCTATTAGGTATGCCAGCAAATGAAGCTGGAGCAGTGGGAGCAGGCTTAGGCTGGTACTCCTTATCTTCAATGATGCTGGCCACATATTCATCAAAGCTTAGTGCACTTGCCTTTATATCAAATGTAACTAGGGAGATTATAGCGCTGCTAACAATACCCTTTATAGCAAAATATATAGGCGATATTGAAAGCATAGCTCCAGCAGGAGCCACATCAATGGATACATCACTGCCACTAATAGCAAAGTCTACAAATCCACAAACTGCAATAATAGCATTTGTTAGTGGAGTAATATTGTCTACTTCTGTGCCAATTTTGGTGTCTGCTATTATTAGAATTTAA
- a CDS encoding siderophore ABC transporter substrate-binding protein, giving the protein MMKKKGLFISLLLIIAIFILTACGTKPVDTNPDNNSQIDKQDASNNTDDEKTEIVVSHKLGEVVVNKNPERVIVFDYATLDSLDEMGVEIIGLPKSNIPTFLEKFNDEKYEDVGTLFEPNFEKIFELKPDVIFVSARQAEVYEELAKIAPTVFLEVDGADYMVSVTKNLKILGEIFGKEKFVEEELASLNKSIEDLNKKAIESGKNALIIMANDGNISAFGEGSRFGIIHGDFGIAPVDKDIPLVNHGNSITFEYILEKNPDYIFIIDRAAITGGSVTAEQIFDNEIVKQTEAYKNDKIIYLNAQVWYVASGGLTGTRIMIEDINSGL; this is encoded by the coding sequence ATGATGAAGAAAAAAGGATTATTTATATCATTACTGTTAATTATAGCTATTTTTATACTTACTGCCTGTGGTACTAAACCGGTAGATACTAACCCAGATAACAATAGTCAAATAGACAAACAAGATGCTTCTAATAATACTGATGATGAAAAGACAGAAATAGTTGTTTCTCATAAGCTAGGAGAAGTTGTAGTAAACAAGAATCCAGAGAGAGTAATAGTTTTTGATTATGCTACTCTAGACTCATTAGATGAAATGGGAGTTGAAATAATCGGTCTCCCAAAATCTAATATACCTACATTTCTTGAAAAATTTAATGATGAGAAATATGAAGATGTAGGAACATTATTCGAGCCTAATTTTGAAAAGATATTTGAGCTTAAACCAGATGTAATATTTGTCTCAGCAAGGCAGGCAGAAGTATATGAAGAGCTTGCTAAAATTGCTCCAACTGTATTTCTAGAAGTAGATGGTGCCGATTATATGGTGTCAGTTACTAAAAATCTTAAGATTTTAGGGGAGATATTTGGTAAAGAAAAATTTGTAGAAGAAGAGCTTGCGAGCCTCAACAAGTCAATTGAAGATTTAAATAAAAAAGCAATTGAAAGTGGAAAGAATGCATTAATTATCATGGCTAATGATGGAAATATCAGTGCATTTGGAGAAGGCTCTAGATTTGGCATTATACACGGAGATTTTGGTATTGCTCCAGTGGATAAGGACATTCCGTTGGTTAATCACGGAAATAGTATTACATTTGAGTATATTTTGGAGAAGAATCCAGATTATATATTCATTATAGATAGGGCAGCAATTACTGGAGGAAGTGTGACAGCAGAGCAGATTTTTGATAATGAAATTGTAAAACAGACAGAGGCCTATAAAAATGATAAAATAATATATCTGAATGCTCAGGTATGGTATGTAGCTTCAGGAGGGTTAACAGGAACAAGGATAATGATAGAGGATATAAACTCTGGACTATAG
- a CDS encoding class I SAM-dependent methyltransferase, which translates to MDYTDFDKASQSPWNRAMYDDIVKTLVARCETIDKSLFTRDNPAVLDIGSGPGGLSLAFLRKIPLKEISLLDLREDGLEKAKERIHKEHPNTQVHIIKADIHEIPLKESSYDLIISRGSIRFWENQEEALKEIRRILKPDGIAYIGGGRGSAAFQERRLKEDNEWFPDNYNMDPSSIKKIPSKKLEDWEYERLFEAYGDSYEIYSHLGDGHWILWKKGERL; encoded by the coding sequence TTGGACTACACTGATTTTGATAAAGCCAGTCAATCACCTTGGAACAGGGCAATGTATGATGATATTGTAAAGACACTTGTTGCTCGATGTGAGACTATAGATAAAAGTCTATTTACAAGGGACAACCCTGCGGTTTTAGATATTGGAAGTGGGCCAGGAGGCTTAAGCCTCGCTTTTTTAAGAAAAATACCCTTAAAAGAAATATCTCTTTTGGACCTTAGAGAGGATGGTCTTGAAAAAGCCAAGGAGAGAATCCATAAGGAGCATCCAAATACCCAAGTACATATTATTAAGGCGGATATTCATGAAATTCCCCTAAAAGAGAGTTCCTACGACCTTATTATAAGCCGAGGATCCATTCGATTTTGGGAAAACCAGGAAGAAGCATTAAAAGAAATTCGCCGAATTCTCAAGCCCGATGGAATAGCATATATAGGAGGAGGACGAGGCTCTGCAGCTTTTCAGGAAAGGAGACTTAAGGAGGATAATGAATGGTTTCCTGACAATTATAACATGGATCCTTCAAGTATAAAGAAAATACCCTCGAAGAAGCTTGAAGATTGGGAGTATGAAAGATTATTTGAAGCCTACGGAGATTCCTATGAAATATATAGCCATTTAGGTGATGGTCATTGGATACTCTGGAAAAAAGGAGAAAGGCTATGA
- a CDS encoding DUF364 domain-containing protein, translating to MRESWELYDELIEEIPNELMVDYFAIGLGWTQVWSGDQTGVAMTVKQSGPRLLSHGNYKGLPLKDVAALVKSWDFIEASVGAAALNCYYNTFHKVKAQGGFKGITLEDLTHKERVKKEAFIAFRKEITGKKVAIIGHFPHIEKELGPICDLSILERNPQKGDYPDTACEYILPEQDYLFITGMTLTNKTLPRLLALAKDNAKISIVGPSICLSPKLFQWGANNLSGFCVLERDLLNEVVLRGEKGTIFRSGVMVSIGGE from the coding sequence ATGAGAGAATCATGGGAACTATATGATGAATTAATTGAGGAAATTCCAAATGAGCTTATGGTAGATTATTTTGCTATTGGTCTTGGCTGGACGCAAGTATGGTCTGGAGATCAAACTGGTGTTGCCATGACAGTGAAGCAAAGCGGACCAAGGCTTTTATCCCATGGAAATTATAAAGGACTGCCACTAAAGGATGTGGCAGCCCTTGTTAAATCCTGGGATTTTATAGAGGCTTCCGTAGGAGCTGCTGCCCTAAACTGTTATTACAATACATTTCATAAGGTTAAGGCACAGGGAGGCTTTAAGGGTATTACTCTTGAGGATTTAACTCACAAGGAAAGGGTAAAAAAGGAAGCCTTCATAGCCTTTCGAAAAGAGATAACAGGGAAGAAAGTAGCCATAATTGGTCATTTTCCCCACATTGAAAAGGAGCTTGGGCCTATTTGTGATTTAAGCATATTGGAAAGAAATCCTCAAAAAGGAGATTATCCAGATACAGCCTGTGAATACATTCTTCCAGAGCAGGATTATCTCTTTATCACAGGAATGACCTTGACCAATAAGACTTTGCCTCGACTTCTTGCTCTTGCCAAGGATAATGCAAAGATTAGTATTGTAGGGCCAAGTATTTGTTTATCTCCAAAGTTATTTCAATGGGGAGCTAATAATCTTTCTGGCTTTTGTGTTTTAGAAAGAGATTTACTAAATGAAGTTGTTTTAAGAGGAGAAAAAGGTACCATATTTCGTTCTGGTGTTATGGTAAGTATAGGAGGAGAATAA
- a CDS encoding iron chelate uptake ABC transporter family permease subunit → MKSKKKIYFLSALLLVLIALFVIIGLNSRNWEYALSRRIPKIIAIILTGSAIAFSSMVFQTITNNRILTPSVLGLDSLYMFIQTFIVFVFGSSTIARAGESFNFILATGCMSLFSIILFKLLFKREGNNIFFLLLLGLVFGTFFQSLSSFMQVLIDPNEFSIVQNSMFASFNNINTKLLWLAALGMLLTMGYTYKHLRSLDVLSLGRENAINLGVEYDKVVKKMLIVISILVSISTALVGPITFLGLLVVNITHEFLNTYKHKYLIIGSMLISSITLVGGQLIAERIMNFSTPISVVINLIGGLYFIYLLLREERL, encoded by the coding sequence ATGAAGTCTAAAAAGAAGATATACTTCCTATCAGCCTTGCTGTTAGTACTGATTGCACTTTTTGTCATCATAGGACTAAACAGTAGAAACTGGGAGTACGCATTGTCTAGACGTATACCAAAGATAATTGCAATCATATTAACAGGAAGTGCTATAGCATTCTCGTCTATGGTATTTCAGACTATAACAAACAATCGAATATTAACCCCTAGTGTACTGGGCTTAGATTCTCTATATATGTTTATACAAACCTTTATAGTATTTGTATTTGGGTCAAGTACCATAGCTAGAGCTGGGGAAAGCTTTAATTTTATTTTAGCTACTGGATGTATGAGCTTATTTTCGATTATCTTGTTTAAATTGCTTTTCAAAAGAGAAGGCAATAATATATTTTTTCTTCTTCTATTAGGTTTAGTCTTTGGAACATTTTTTCAAAGCTTATCATCCTTTATGCAGGTTCTAATAGATCCTAATGAATTTTCTATTGTTCAGAACAGTATGTTTGCAAGCTTTAATAATATAAATACAAAGCTTCTATGGCTTGCAGCATTAGGAATGCTATTGACAATGGGTTATACCTATAAGCATTTAAGAAGCTTGGATGTTTTGTCATTAGGCAGAGAAAATGCCATTAATCTTGGAGTAGAATATGATAAAGTTGTAAAGAAAATGCTCATTGTTATTTCTATTTTAGTATCTATATCTACAGCTTTAGTTGGGCCAATAACCTTTTTAGGGTTATTAGTTGTAAATATTACTCATGAATTCTTAAATACTTATAAGCATAAGTACCTGATTATAGGCTCCATGTTAATTAGTTCTATCACTCTTGTGGGAGGCCAATTAATTGCTGAAAGAATAATGAACTTTAGCACCCCTATAAGTGTAGTGATTAACTTAATTGGAGGACTTTACTTTATATATCTATTATTGAGGGAGGAAAGGCTATGA
- a CDS encoding ABC transporter ATP-binding protein, with protein sequence MIDVKNVTKQYGSKNVVDNVSVKIEKGKITSFIGPNGAGKSTLLSIVSRIIDKNDGKVFIEGKEISQWDSKELAKKISILKQSNHINIRLTIRELVSFGRFPYCEGKLTAEDWKHVDNAISYMKLEDIQHKYLDQLSGGQRQRAYIAMTIAQNTEYILLDEPLNNLDMKHSVEIMKTLRRLVDELGKTVAIVIHDINFASCYSDHIVALNNGKIAKEGGVSEIIDEDVLEEIYEMDFSVKNIENNRICVYYH encoded by the coding sequence ATGATAGATGTAAAAAATGTAACTAAACAATATGGAAGTAAAAATGTTGTTGATAATGTTAGCGTAAAAATAGAAAAAGGAAAGATAACCTCATTCATTGGTCCTAATGGTGCTGGTAAAAGTACCTTATTATCAATAGTCAGTAGAATAATTGATAAAAATGATGGCAAGGTTTTTATTGAAGGCAAGGAAATTAGTCAGTGGGATAGCAAGGAATTGGCTAAAAAAATATCTATTTTAAAGCAGTCAAACCATATTAATATAAGATTAACTATTAGAGAGCTTGTGAGTTTTGGACGTTTTCCTTATTGTGAAGGAAAGCTTACTGCCGAGGACTGGAAGCATGTAGATAATGCTATAAGCTATATGAAGCTGGAGGACATACAGCATAAGTACTTAGATCAGTTAAGTGGTGGGCAGAGACAGAGGGCTTACATAGCCATGACAATAGCTCAAAATACGGAATACATTCTCTTAGATGAGCCTTTAAATAATTTGGATATGAAGCATTCCGTAGAAATCATGAAAACGCTAAGACGTCTAGTAGATGAGCTTGGAAAAACAGTTGCAATAGTTATACATGATATTAACTTTGCCTCATGTTATTCTGATCATATTGTAGCTTTAAACAATGGCAAAATAGCCAAGGAGGGAGGAGTAAGCGAGATTATAGACGAAGATGTGTTAGAAGAAATATATGAAATGGACTTTAGTGTCAAAAACATAGAAAATAATAGAATCTGTGTTTATTACCATTAA
- a CDS encoding ABC transporter permease, which translates to MKKRYLIPALIILSIASIFIGVKEISFLDILNLRDDKIQILLLSRLPRLISIIAAGIGMSISGLIMQQITQNKFVSPTTAATIDSAKLGILVSLIIFSAANTFTKMIVSFVFSLAGSFLFMTILKKLKYKNAIIIPLLGIMLGKVIDSVTTFFAYKYDLVQNISSWLQGSFSMVIKGRYELLYISIPLVFIAFMYANKFTLAGMGEDFSTNLGLNYNSVVNIGISIVALISSIVVITVGKIPFLGLVIPNIVTMYQGDNLKKNILPTALFGAVFLLFCDILGRLIIYPYEIPIGLTVGVIGSLIFLYLLLVRRNT; encoded by the coding sequence ATGAAGAAAAGATATTTAATACCAGCACTAATTATACTATCTATAGCCTCTATATTCATCGGAGTAAAGGAAATATCTTTCCTAGACATATTAAACCTTAGAGATGATAAGATTCAAATACTGCTTCTAAGTAGGCTGCCGAGACTTATTAGTATAATCGCAGCAGGTATAGGTATGAGTATAAGTGGACTCATAATGCAGCAAATAACTCAAAATAAATTTGTATCACCAACTACAGCTGCGACTATAGATTCTGCAAAGCTTGGTATTTTGGTTTCACTAATAATATTTTCTGCTGCAAATACTTTTACAAAGATGATAGTTTCTTTTGTATTTTCACTGGCAGGGAGCTTTTTATTTATGACCATATTAAAAAAGCTAAAATATAAAAACGCAATAATTATACCGCTTTTAGGCATAATGCTTGGAAAGGTCATAGATTCCGTAACAACATTTTTTGCATATAAGTATGATCTTGTACAAAACATATCTTCATGGCTACAGGGCAGCTTTTCTATGGTGATTAAAGGAAGATATGAGCTTCTATATATTAGTATTCCACTTGTTTTTATTGCTTTTATGTATGCAAACAAGTTTACTCTAGCTGGCATGGGTGAAGATTTCTCTACGAACTTAGGTTTAAACTACAATAGTGTTGTAAATATTGGAATTTCTATTGTAGCCTTGATATCATCCATAGTCGTCATTACAGTAGGAAAAATACCTTTTTTGGGTCTTGTAATACCTAATATAGTTACTATGTATCAAGGGGACAATCTAAAGAAAAACATTCTGCCTACAGCTTTATTTGGTGCGGTATTTCTTTTGTTTTGTGATATATTAGGCCGCTTAATAATATATCCTTATGAAATCCCTATTGGATTAACTGTAGGTGTTATAGGAAGTTTAATTTTTCTTTACTTGCTGCTTGTTAGGAGGAATACATAA
- a CDS encoding lipoate--protein ligase: protein MLYIKNESNNPYFNLALEEYALKNLNFRDDIIILWINEPTVVIGRNQNTIEEINSKFIKEHNINVVRRMSGGGAVYHDHGNVNYTFITSSEGDSANNFRKFTQPVIDLLDKLGVKAEFSGRNDITIDGKKVSGTAQYYFKDRMLHHGAILFNTDLNILKDVLNVKLDKIESKGIKSVRSRVANVYEYLPSKMSPDEFKEALSKFILSASDENKEYVLTDEDIAAINKMKDEKYSTWEWVYGESPNFDLQKSKRYAGGGLDIRLNIQNGIIKECKIFGDFFGKKDKSELEKLLIGTSFKEDSVRDILNSASFEDYFYGITIDDFIDCMFFE, encoded by the coding sequence ATGTTATATATTAAAAATGAATCTAATAATCCATACTTTAATCTTGCATTAGAAGAATATGCCCTTAAGAATTTAAATTTTAGGGATGACATCATAATATTATGGATAAATGAGCCAACTGTGGTTATCGGAAGAAATCAAAATACTATTGAAGAAATAAATAGTAAATTTATTAAGGAGCATAATATCAACGTAGTAAGAAGAATGTCTGGCGGTGGAGCTGTTTACCATGATCACGGAAATGTAAACTATACCTTTATCACTTCCAGTGAAGGCGATAGCGCTAATAACTTTAGAAAATTTACTCAGCCAGTTATTGATCTCCTAGATAAGCTTGGTGTTAAGGCAGAATTTTCAGGAAGAAATGATATCACTATAGATGGTAAAAAGGTTTCTGGCACTGCTCAATACTATTTTAAGGATAGAATGCTTCATCATGGAGCTATATTGTTCAATACTGATCTGAATATACTTAAAGATGTGCTGAATGTAAAGCTGGATAAAATAGAATCAAAAGGAATAAAATCTGTTAGAAGCAGAGTAGCAAATGTTTATGAATACTTGCCTAGTAAAATGAGTCCTGATGAATTTAAAGAAGCACTTTCTAAATTCATACTTAGTGCTAGTGACGAAAATAAAGAATATGTTCTAACAGACGAAGATATTGCTGCTATAAATAAAATGAAGGATGAAAAATATAGTACTTGGGAGTGGGTTTATGGTGAATCTCCTAATTTTGACCTTCAAAAATCTAAAAGGTATGCAGGTGGCGGCTTAGATATAAGACTTAATATTCAAAATGGAATTATTAAAGAATGTAAAATTTTTGGTGATTTCTTTGGTAAAAAGGATAAATCAGAATTAGAAAAACTCTTAATTGGAACTAGCTTCAAAGAGGATTCTGTAAGAGATATACTTAATTCTGCAAGCTTTGAAGATTATTTTTACGGAATAACTATTGATGATTTTATTGATTGTATGTTTTTTGAGTAA
- a CDS encoding ABC transporter ATP-binding protein — protein MEKLIVENIVSGYGKGTDIVKEVSLELERGSFACILGANGCGKTTLLKTILGLIPARKGLVSCGGVNILGLKEPERAKYIAYIPQAHSSPFPFTVEDVVRMGRTPHLGQLSMEKKEDIEIANTCMEQVGILHLAKIPYTQLSGGQQQLVIIARALAQESSFLVMDEPCSNLDYRNQYHVLGQIKELCVTMGLGVLMVTHDPSHCFFAAHRVLLMEKGRVLVKGEPKKVMTKENLERLYGLPVIVAPLMEEGEENMVCIPQKRKTIIN, from the coding sequence ATGGAAAAGTTAATTGTAGAAAATATTGTCTCTGGATATGGAAAAGGGACAGATATTGTAAAAGAAGTATCCTTGGAATTAGAAAGAGGAAGCTTTGCCTGTATTTTAGGTGCTAATGGCTGTGGGAAAACTACTCTTTTAAAAACTATTCTTGGCCTTATTCCTGCAAGAAAAGGTCTTGTAAGCTGTGGTGGCGTGAATATTTTAGGACTTAAGGAGCCAGAAAGGGCTAAATATATCGCCTATATTCCACAAGCTCATAGTTCACCATTTCCTTTCACAGTAGAGGATGTGGTGAGAATGGGAAGAACTCCGCATTTAGGGCAGCTCTCAATGGAAAAAAAAGAGGATATAGAAATAGCAAATACATGTATGGAGCAGGTTGGTATTCTACATTTAGCAAAAATACCCTATACTCAGCTTTCAGGAGGACAGCAACAGCTAGTAATCATAGCTAGGGCACTTGCTCAGGAATCAAGCTTTCTAGTCATGGACGAGCCTTGTTCCAATCTAGACTATAGAAATCAATATCATGTACTTGGTCAGATTAAAGAGCTTTGCGTAACTATGGGTCTTGGAGTGCTAATGGTCACCCATGATCCATCTCATTGTTTTTTTGCAGCACATAGGGTTCTTCTAATGGAAAAAGGAAGGGTCTTAGTCAAAGGAGAGCCCAAAAAGGTCATGACCAAGGAGAACCTAGAAAGGCTTTATGGGCTACCAGTTATAGTAGCTCCCCTCATGGAAGAAGGAGAAGAAAACATGGTGTGCATTCCCCAAAAAAGAAAGACAATCATAAATTAG